AAAAATAGATGTTTTCATCAATAATCTCTTTTTCACCTCATTTATTTATCCAGAGACACTTAAGAAACCGTGTCTTTATCCCATTCTCACACCGTCAGGAAAATTTATTACAAGAGGGTATCCCCTGGATCCGAGACCTTATGAGAGGGTTGACCACCCCCATCATGTGGGATTATGGTTTAACTTCGGCAATGTGAACGGACTCGACTTTTGGAATAATTCATCTGCCATTGCACCGGAAAGAAAAAAAGAATATGGCTCCATCAGGCTCGACTCCATCATAGAATTAAATTCCCAAAAGGGTAAACTGACAACCCTCTCGTCATGGGTCGACTACCAGGAAGAAAAGCTGCTCTCAGAGAAGACAACCTATATCTTCAGCGGAGTTGGCAACGAGTACCGGTTTATCGAAAGAACATCGCAGTTGACGGCCGAGCAGGAAGTTACATTCAGGAGCAATAAGGAGGGATTTTTCGGCTTACGGGTAGACAGGGCGTTTGAGACTCCTGAGGATAAGCCGGTAAAAAGATTGGATGTGTCAACGAAACTGGCTGAAGAACCGTTTATATATAATGAGGGTGTCAATGGTGTGTACCGGAACCGTGAGGGATTAACCGGCGAAGCCGAAGTATGGGGTAAAAGAACACCCTGGGTTGCATTGCGTGCCCAAAAAGAGGGAGAGATCATTACCCTCGTTATTTTAGATCACGAGCAAAACCCCAATTATCCGGGATGGCCACATGCACGCGGGTACGGATTATTTTCGATGAACAACCTGGGCGGTGACGGAATGGACAAGAGTGCCGATCCAATCGAAATCCGATTAGAATCGGGAGAGTCTATCTCTTTCAGACACAAACTGGTGATAGGTGGCGATTTGAGCGACGAGGAAATCAATAATCTAATGTATCGTTTCAACAAACAATAAATTATTCACCCTTTAAATTGTAATAAAATGAATAACAAAGAGCATTCAATGTCGAGAAGAAAATTTCTGGCAGTTTCCGGAGCTATCGCCGGAACAACTATCATGGATCCCAAATCGAACATTTTTGCAGCAAATGTGACCAACATGCAACAGAGTGGAAAGTCGAAGGTCGCACTCGTCGGACTCGGCAGCAGGGGTACAGGTATGTGGGGAAGTAGTGTCATCAGGAATTATTCAGATTATGTGGAATTTGTAGGGCTATGCGACCATAACCCGGGAAGGCTGGAAACGGGAAAACGGCTGGTTGGAGCGGATTGCCCCGGTTTTACTGATTTTGAACTGATGATGCGTGAAACCAAACCCGACGTACTTATCGTAACTACCGACGATAATACACACGACTATTTTATCGAGAAGGGGATGGAAATGGGGGCAAACATCATCTGCGAAAAGCCGATGGCCATCGACGAAAAAAAAATTCAGAAGATCATCGACGCAGAAAAGAGGACAGGCAAAGAGTGCAGGGTCACCTTCAACTACCGCTACTCACCCCATCGCGCAAAAATGTGGGAAGTCCTCCGTTCGGGTGAGATCGGAGAACTCACATCGGTTGATTTCCATTGGTACCTCGACACCTCCCACGGCGCCGATTACTTCAGAAGATGGCACCGGCTGGTGGAAAAAGGGGGTTCACTGTGGGTTCATAAGGCCAGCCACCATTTCGACCTGCTCAACTGGTGGATTGAAAGTGATCCCGAAAGCGTATATGCGCTGGGCGATTTAGAATTCTATGGAAAAAACGGACCATACAGGGCGGAGAACTGCAGGAAATGCTCCCACACCAAAGAATGTAACTTCTTTTTCGATATAACCCAACACAAGAGAATGATGGAACTCTATGTCGAGAATGAAAAGTACGACGGTTACCACCGCGACGGATGCGTCTTTAGAAACGATGTCAATATCTTCGATAAGATGGCGGCCACCATCAAATACAAAAACGGTGTACAGGTATCTTACTCACTGACCACCTATTCTCCTTACGAAGGATACAGAATTGCCTTTAATGGAACCAAAGGAAGAATGGATGCATGGATACAGGAGTCAAACCCCACGACGGATGGAAATTACGATGAGATCGTTGTCTACAAGAATTTCCAAAGAAGGGAGTATATCCACATACCGCAGGGAGTAGGACATGGGGGTGGTGACAAACTGCTACAGGATCAGATATTCATCCCCGGAACGTCCGATCCGCTAAAACAGGCTGCAGGAGTGAGAGACGGAGCACTGGCCTGCCTGGTGGGAATCGCTGCCAGAAAAAGTATCGCCTCGAAAGAGCCGGTGATGATCAAAGATCTTACATCCATCCAGCCCATGGAGAAAAAGGCATAGAAGTGTATTTTCAGAAAACTGATATTTTATTTTATTCATCAAAGTGATGATTTTTTTGATATAATTAGAATAAATAGTAACTTTGTGCGTGTACACGGGCTCTATTGTAGAGGGTGTTCTCCATCGCAAACAACAGATTATCAAAAAACAAACATATATGAAGACAAATTATCAATTACGTTATGCAGCACATCCCGAAGATGCAAAATCTTATGACACGCAGCGTTTGCGAAGAGATTTTCTCATAGAAAAAATATTTGCTCCGGATGAAGTGAATATGGTTTATTCGATGTACGACCGTATGATTGTAGGGGGAGCGATGCCGGTAAACGAACCGTTACACCTGGAAGCGATAGACCCGCTGAAGCAACCTATTTTTTTATGCCGCAGGGAACTGGGTATCTTTAATGTAGGTGGCAAGGGAAGAGTAAAGGTAGGAGAAACTGTTTTCGATCTCGATTATAAGGAGGCGCTCTATCTGGGTTCCGGTGAACGTGAGGTTTATTTTGAGAGCGACGACGCAGCCAAACCGGCAAAATTCTATTTCAATTCGGCTACGGCCCACCGTAACTACCCCGACAAGAAAGTAACCAAAGCCGATGCGGTAGTCGCTGAAATGGGTGCGTTGGAAACCTCCAACCGAAGGAATATCAATAAGATGATCGTGAACCAGGTACTACCTACCTGCCAGTTGCAGATGGGGATGACAGAACTGGATCCCGGAAGCGTATGGAATACCATGCCGGCACATATCCACTCCCGCCGGATGGAGGCCTACTTCTATTTTGAAGTGCCCGAAGACCAGGCGGTATGCCATTTTATGGGTGAACCCGACGAGACACGTCATATCTGGATGCATAATGACCAGGCGGTACTCTCTCCCGAATGGTCGATCCACTCCGGTGCAGCCACCAGCAACTATACTTTCATCTGGGGTATGGCGGGCGAGAATCTCGACTATGGCGATCAGGATTTTTCAAAAATAACAGATCTACGATAAAAATAACAGCCCGGAACTACACGGATATGATGTGAAAAATCTCGGGACTATAAATTAAGAAAGAAATAATATGGTTAATTTTTCATTAGAAGGAAAAATAGCACTGGTAACAGGTGCATCTTACGGTATCGGGTTTTCCATGGCCTCTGCTTTTGCAGAAGCAGGAGCAAAAATCGTATTTAACGATATCAATCAGGATTTAGTGGACAAGGGCCTTGCGGCTTATAAGGAGAAAGGGATAGAAGCCCACGGTTATGTATGTGACGTTACAAATGAAGGAGCGGTGAACCAATTCATTGCCCGGGTAACGGAAGAAGTTGGGGTCATAGATATCCTGGTGAATAATGCCGGTATCATTAAACGTATACCGATGCACGAGATGAGCGCCGCCGAATTCCGCCAGGTGATCGATATCGACCTGAACGGGCCGTTTATCGTTTCAAAGGCGGTCATTCCCCACATGATCAAAAAAGGGCACGGAAAAATCATCAATATCTGCTCCATGATGAGCGAACTGGGACGTGAAACCGTTTCTGCCTATGCGGCCGCAAAAGGCGGATTGAAGATGTTGACGAAAAATATCTGTTCCGAGTACGGGGAACATAACATCCAGTGCAACGGTATCGGTCCGGGGTACATCGCCACACCGCAGACCGCTCCCCTAAGGGAAAGACAACCCGATGGATCACGCCATCCATTCGATTCCTTTATCATCGCCAAGACACCCGCAGCACGGTGGGGAACACCTGAAGACCTGGCAGGGCCTGCCGTCTTCCTTGCTTCGGAAGCATCTAATTTTGTGAACGGACATATACTGTACGTTGACGGGGGTATTCTGGCTTATATCGGAAAACAACCATAAGTAGGAAGGTGGATAAGTGGTTTGGAGACTGGGGAAGCAAGGAGACTGGGGCAATCTCATTCAATCTCCCATCAATCTCCCATCAATCTCATTCAATCTCATTCAATCTTTCTCAATCTCATTCAATCTCTTAGCGAATAAAAATCAACAAATCAAAATAGTTGGTAATGCAAACAAAATTTTTCGTGCTAATTCTGGCAGCAACAATCTTTATCGGATGTGGCCCCTCAAAACAAGCGTTGACAGTGGAGGTAAGCAACCCGGGAGCAATAGATAGAGAAAATGAGATGGTAGAGCTCACCTGGGAAACGATACAGCAAAAACTATCGCTTTCTGCAGAGGAAACGATCATCATAAACGGTGACGACGGGAAACAACTCCCCTATCAACTTGTAACCAATGGAACGGGAAACAAGGAAACTCTCATCTTCCCGGTCTCCCTGCAGGCAGGACAAACAGCCTCTTTTCAGATTGCAGTAGGCAAACCAGAAACATTTACACCTCTTGTATACGGACGCCTGGTACCCGAACGGAAAGACGACTTCACATGGGAAAATAACCGTACCGCATTTCGGGTATACGGTCCAGCGCTAAAGGCAACCGGTGAAATCAGTAATGGGATGGACTTCTGGGCCAAGAAAACGGGATCATTGATCATCGACAAGTGGTATAAAGACGATCTGGCAGGTGTGGCCTCATACCATGAGGATCATGGGGAAGGACTGGATTTTTACAAGGTAGGAAGGACCCTTGGCCTTGGAATGACTGCTCCTGTTGATAACGATACATTATGCTTAGGCGACAATTTCGTAACAGCAGAGAT
This window of the Proteiniphilum saccharofermentans genome carries:
- a CDS encoding Gfo/Idh/MocA family oxidoreductase, whose translation is MNNKEHSMSRRKFLAVSGAIAGTTIMDPKSNIFAANVTNMQQSGKSKVALVGLGSRGTGMWGSSVIRNYSDYVEFVGLCDHNPGRLETGKRLVGADCPGFTDFELMMRETKPDVLIVTTDDNTHDYFIEKGMEMGANIICEKPMAIDEKKIQKIIDAEKRTGKECRVTFNYRYSPHRAKMWEVLRSGEIGELTSVDFHWYLDTSHGADYFRRWHRLVEKGGSLWVHKASHHFDLLNWWIESDPESVYALGDLEFYGKNGPYRAENCRKCSHTKECNFFFDITQHKRMMELYVENEKYDGYHRDGCVFRNDVNIFDKMAATIKYKNGVQVSYSLTTYSPYEGYRIAFNGTKGRMDAWIQESNPTTDGNYDEIVVYKNFQRREYIHIPQGVGHGGGDKLLQDQIFIPGTSDPLKQAAGVRDGALACLVGIAARKSIASKEPVMIKDLTSIQPMEKKA
- the kduI gene encoding 5-dehydro-4-deoxy-D-glucuronate isomerase, producing the protein MKTNYQLRYAAHPEDAKSYDTQRLRRDFLIEKIFAPDEVNMVYSMYDRMIVGGAMPVNEPLHLEAIDPLKQPIFLCRRELGIFNVGGKGRVKVGETVFDLDYKEALYLGSGEREVYFESDDAAKPAKFYFNSATAHRNYPDKKVTKADAVVAEMGALETSNRRNINKMIVNQVLPTCQLQMGMTELDPGSVWNTMPAHIHSRRMEAYFYFEVPEDQAVCHFMGEPDETRHIWMHNDQAVLSPEWSIHSGAATSNYTFIWGMAGENLDYGDQDFSKITDLR
- a CDS encoding gluconate 5-dehydrogenase, whose translation is MVNFSLEGKIALVTGASYGIGFSMASAFAEAGAKIVFNDINQDLVDKGLAAYKEKGIEAHGYVCDVTNEGAVNQFIARVTEEVGVIDILVNNAGIIKRIPMHEMSAAEFRQVIDIDLNGPFIVSKAVIPHMIKKGHGKIINICSMMSELGRETVSAYAAAKGGLKMLTKNICSEYGEHNIQCNGIGPGYIATPQTAPLRERQPDGSRHPFDSFIIAKTPAARWGTPEDLAGPAVFLASEASNFVNGHILYVDGGILAYIGKQP
- a CDS encoding DUF4861 family protein, with product MQTKFFVLILAATIFIGCGPSKQALTVEVSNPGAIDRENEMVELTWETIQQKLSLSAEETIIINGDDGKQLPYQLVTNGTGNKETLIFPVSLQAGQTASFQIAVGKPETFTPLVYGRLVPERKDDFTWENNRTAFRVYGPALKATGEISNGMDFWAKKTGSLIIDKWYKDDLAGVASYHEDHGEGLDFYKVGRTLGLGMTAPVDNDTLCLGDNFVTAEILDNGPLRITFKLTYDPYQAGDKTITETRVISLDAYELFNKVTNIFEVEADGLTVATGIVMEKGKPEITFGDNSGIIAYETPADNVNGTIYTAAIHPNGFTDIKVANGHYLGLNNYKSGTSYTYYAGGGWSKAGFDSFDSWVQFVKLEKEKIDQPLTIQIK